Proteins from a genomic interval of Clostridium scatologenes:
- a CDS encoding GntG family PLP-dependent aldolase, whose protein sequence is MDLIKDYRSDAATLPTLEMRQAMANAEVGDDFNGEDPTVNRLEKMSAKIFGKEDGMFVISATMANQIAIMTSTHPGDEVLVGEESHIYNMETGALAALSGVQTRPLHSQNGQFDFKNVEKSIHKSGLQFPLTKILCLENTYDLNRGIPLSQEYMSELSLLAYKNDLLVHLDGARIINAAVALKVDPEILCQGIDTMQFSLCKGLSAPVGCVLLGTKDFIRQARRMRQRIGGGMAQAGHIAAAGIVALKTMIPQIKIDHLNAKRLAVGLANLNNNLVDVENTLTNIVQLNLKNIKKDAYYISSDLEKHGIKIKVIDSTTCRFVTHRCITTEDIDETIDVLKNILL, encoded by the coding sequence ATGGACTTAATTAAAGATTATAGAAGTGATGCAGCAACATTGCCAACATTAGAAATGCGACAAGCTATGGCAAATGCCGAAGTAGGCGATGATTTTAATGGTGAAGATCCAACAGTAAATCGATTGGAAAAAATGAGTGCTAAAATATTTGGAAAAGAAGATGGTATGTTTGTTATTTCAGCTACTATGGCAAATCAAATAGCTATTATGACATCTACTCACCCTGGTGATGAGGTACTGGTAGGTGAAGAATCTCACATTTATAATATGGAAACTGGAGCACTAGCTGCTCTTTCAGGAGTTCAAACTAGACCTCTTCACAGCCAAAATGGACAGTTTGATTTTAAAAATGTAGAAAAATCAATTCATAAAAGTGGGTTACAATTTCCTTTAACAAAAATACTATGTTTAGAAAATACCTACGATTTAAACCGTGGAATTCCACTCTCCCAAGAGTACATGTCTGAGCTCTCCTTATTGGCATACAAAAATGATTTACTGGTGCATTTAGATGGAGCTAGAATAATTAATGCTGCAGTTGCTCTTAAAGTTGATCCTGAAATCCTATGTCAAGGAATTGATACAATGCAATTTTCTCTTTGCAAAGGATTAAGTGCTCCTGTGGGGTGTGTTCTTCTTGGTACAAAAGATTTTATTAGACAAGCGCGAAGAATGAGGCAAAGAATTGGAGGCGGAATGGCACAAGCAGGACATATAGCAGCCGCAGGTATTGTTGCACTTAAAACCATGATTCCCCAAATAAAAATTGATCATCTAAATGCTAAACGTTTAGCTGTTGGACTTGCCAATTTAAATAACAATCTAGTTGATGTAGAAAATACTTTAACTAATATAGTACAATTAAATCTTAAAAATATTAAAAAAGATGCTTACTATATATCTAGTGATCTTGAAAAACATGGTATAAAAATAAAAGTAATTGACTCAACAACTTGTCGATTTGTAACTCATAGATGTATTACAACAGAAGATATTGATGAGACAATTGATGTATTAAAAAATATATTACTGTAA
- a CDS encoding response regulator transcription factor yields MRILVVEDDKSILQSIRNSLNKYYTIDSASDGEDGLYMAQQNIYDTIILDIMLPNLSGDRILKTIRQEGIYTPVLFLTAKDSLEDKIKGFKMGADDYIVKPFYIEELKIRIDALLRRSGALISQNILKCGILELNTKSRELLISGEKVELQTKLFDILEYLINNKDSIITKEQIFHRIWGFESDTTINIVEVYIHKLRKMLEQHGCYNCIKTVRGVGYMFKIDEENKCLKN; encoded by the coding sequence ATGAGAATACTTGTGGTAGAAGATGATAAATCAATTTTACAATCTATAAGAAATAGTCTAAATAAGTACTATACTATAGATAGTGCTTCAGATGGCGAAGATGGTTTATATATGGCACAACAAAATATATATGATACCATAATTCTTGATATAATGCTTCCAAATTTGAGTGGTGATAGAATACTTAAGACTATTAGGCAGGAAGGCATATATACTCCAGTATTGTTTCTCACCGCAAAGGATTCTTTGGAGGATAAGATAAAAGGCTTTAAAATGGGAGCTGATGATTATATTGTCAAGCCTTTTTATATAGAAGAATTAAAAATTAGAATAGATGCATTGCTTAGAAGATCTGGGGCACTTATATCTCAAAATATATTAAAATGCGGTATATTAGAGCTTAATACTAAGTCTAGAGAACTATTAATTAGTGGGGAAAAAGTAGAACTTCAAACTAAATTATTTGATATTTTAGAGTACTTAATTAATAATAAAGATTCTATTATTACAAAAGAACAAATATTTCATAGAATATGGGGATTTGAATCAGATACTACTATAAATATTGTAGAAGTATATATACATAAGCTAAGAAAGATGTTGGAACAACATGGCTGCTATAATTGTATAAAGACTGTAAGAGGAGTAGGATACATGTTTAAAATAGATGAGGAGAATAAATGTTTAAAAAATTAA
- a CDS encoding sensor histidine kinase produces the protein MFKKLKLKLALINAIVFSILFLIFNVVIYFYAKSSLYSEVDRSLSVSMRIIEMNFKNNNANLYMLDPRVISITRDNKGNILSDTHMPIFYKSNEEYIKPVKIDELYDVKFKKFNFRTIAFSTQLNNKTVMVQLLRNTNSEKEFMNNILKIIILGGGIIFLVSISAGWFLAERTMVPIVTAWKKQRQFVEDASHEMRTPLTIIQSQVQLVFQKPNSTVIENASYLGTVLSEIRRLSKLVSDLLTLARSDSNAIEIEKRLVDITELIKKVSEPYIEIAEIEHKHIKIEGIKGLKINCDEERIHQLLVILLDNALKYTCEQGNIEINVKRKDNKCSIVVKDDGAGIKEKEKELIFERFYRGDKSRARETGGTGLGLSIAKWIVLKHGGTIRAEKNVPRGTIIDVMLPIN, from the coding sequence ATGTTTAAAAAATTAAAACTTAAGCTTGCATTGATAAATGCTATAGTTTTTTCTATACTTTTTTTAATATTTAATGTGGTCATATATTTTTATGCAAAATCTAGTTTATATTCGGAAGTAGATAGAAGTTTATCTGTTTCTATGAGAATAATTGAAATGAACTTTAAAAACAACAATGCTAATTTATATATGTTAGATCCTAGAGTGATTTCTATAACTAGAGATAATAAAGGAAATATTCTTTCTGATACGCATATGCCAATATTTTACAAAAGCAATGAAGAGTACATTAAACCAGTAAAAATAGATGAATTATATGATGTTAAGTTCAAAAAATTTAATTTTAGAACAATAGCCTTTAGTACTCAATTAAATAATAAAACGGTTATGGTTCAATTGCTTAGAAACACAAACTCAGAGAAAGAGTTTATGAATAATATTTTGAAAATTATAATTTTAGGTGGGGGAATAATATTTTTAGTTTCTATATCAGCAGGATGGTTTTTAGCTGAAAGAACTATGGTTCCTATAGTTACTGCATGGAAAAAGCAGAGGCAGTTTGTTGAAGATGCTTCTCATGAAATGAGGACACCTTTGACTATAATACAATCTCAAGTACAATTAGTTTTCCAAAAACCCAATAGCACAGTAATAGAAAATGCAAGTTATTTAGGTACAGTTCTTTCTGAAATAAGAAGATTATCTAAATTAGTATCTGATTTATTGACACTTGCTCGTTCTGATTCTAATGCAATAGAAATAGAAAAAAGGCTTGTAGATATAACAGAACTAATAAAAAAAGTGTCTGAACCATACATTGAAATAGCGGAAATAGAACATAAACATATAAAAATAGAGGGAATAAAAGGTTTAAAGATAAATTGTGATGAAGAGAGAATACACCAACTTTTAGTAATTCTTTTAGATAATGCACTGAAGTATACTTGTGAACAAGGAAACATTGAGATAAATGTTAAAAGGAAGGATAATAAATGCAGTATTGTTGTAAAAGACGATGGTGCAGGTATAAAAGAAAAAGAAAAAGAATTAATATTTGAAAGATTCTACAGGGGAGATAAAAGCAGAGCAAGAGAGACAGGTGGAACAGGATTAGGCTTATCCATTGCTAAATGGATAGTGTTAAAGCATGGAGGAACTATAAGAGCTGAAAAAAATGTTCCTAGAGGAACAATAATTGATGTAATGCTTCCAATTAATTAA